A section of the Paenibacillus aurantius genome encodes:
- a CDS encoding ABC transporter ATP-binding protein gives MLLQLEKITKRFGNLTANDQLDFTLAEGEVHALIGENGAGKSTLMRILYGEETPTSGRILLNGRELKLDSPKDAIAAGIGMVHQHFMLFPEFTVAENIVIGREPKAGLVFDRKAAAAEVKALSDKYGMPVDPWQTMGDCPVGIQQRVEILKVLGQGAKIVILDEPTGALTPLEVEWLLKAIKGLAQQGISFILISHKLQEVIHAADRITVLRDGRVTGVMEAKDTNEEELSRLMVGRELQRRNKQAVEPGEGILDVQNVTIQGGKGAKPLLDRVHFQVHAGEIVGIAGVSGNGQSELIQAIAGLRRIDQGRIMVNGTDVTNALPLQVRNAGLAHIPEDRYSWGSSKEESVADNGIMGHLPTHSRSGLLREGKIRETVSRFIDTFKVKTGSLETKAKHLSGGNMQKLIVAREMAHGTPFVIAAEPTRGVDIGAMEIIHEALLQRRREMGAVLLVSSELTEILQLSDRILVMFEGRIAGELTAQEATEERISILMAGGTIHEAG, from the coding sequence ATGCTGCTGCAGCTGGAAAAAATTACGAAGCGGTTCGGCAACCTGACCGCCAACGATCAGCTGGACTTCACGCTTGCCGAGGGCGAGGTGCACGCGCTGATCGGCGAGAACGGGGCGGGGAAGTCTACGCTGATGCGGATTCTGTACGGCGAGGAGACGCCGACCTCCGGGAGGATCCTGCTGAACGGCCGGGAGCTGAAGCTGGACTCGCCCAAAGACGCCATCGCCGCCGGGATCGGGATGGTGCACCAGCATTTCATGCTCTTCCCGGAGTTTACGGTCGCCGAGAATATCGTGATCGGCCGGGAGCCGAAAGCCGGCCTCGTCTTTGACCGCAAGGCGGCCGCCGCGGAAGTGAAGGCCTTGTCGGACAAGTATGGCATGCCCGTTGACCCTTGGCAGACGATGGGGGATTGCCCGGTCGGGATCCAGCAGCGGGTGGAGATTCTGAAGGTGCTGGGCCAAGGCGCCAAGATCGTCATTCTGGACGAGCCGACCGGTGCCTTGACTCCGCTTGAGGTCGAATGGCTGCTGAAGGCGATCAAAGGGCTGGCCCAGCAGGGCATCAGCTTTATTCTGATCAGCCACAAGCTGCAGGAAGTCATTCACGCCGCGGACCGCATCACGGTCCTCCGGGACGGCCGCGTGACGGGCGTTATGGAGGCCAAGGATACGAACGAAGAGGAGCTTTCCCGCTTAATGGTAGGCCGGGAGCTTCAGCGGCGGAACAAGCAGGCGGTAGAGCCCGGCGAGGGAATTCTGGATGTGCAGAACGTGACGATTCAAGGCGGAAAAGGGGCAAAGCCGCTTCTGGACCGCGTCCATTTCCAAGTGCATGCTGGCGAGATTGTCGGGATTGCCGGCGTATCGGGCAACGGCCAATCGGAATTGATTCAAGCCATCGCCGGGCTGCGCCGCATCGACCAAGGACGGATTATGGTGAATGGGACGGATGTCACGAACGCGCTCCCGCTCCAGGTGCGAAACGCCGGCCTGGCTCATATTCCGGAAGACCGGTACAGCTGGGGCTCCTCCAAGGAGGAGAGCGTGGCGGACAACGGCATTATGGGCCACCTTCCGACGCACAGCCGCAGCGGCCTGCTTCGGGAAGGGAAAATCCGCGAGACGGTCAGCCGTTTCATTGACACCTTCAAGGTAAAGACCGGCTCACTGGAGACGAAGGCCAAGCACCTCTCCGGCGGGAACATGCAGAAGCTGATCGTGGCCCGCGAGATGGCGCACGGCACCCCGTTCGTCATCGCGGCCGAGCCGACCCGGGGTGTGGATATTGGGGCCATGGAGATCATCCATGAAGCGTTGCTGCAGCGCCGCCGGGAGATGGGAGCCGTCCTGCTCGTCTCGTCTGAGCTGACGGAGATTTTGCAGCTGTCCGACCGCATCCTCGTGATGTTCGAGGGACGGATCGCCGGTGAGCTGACAGCGCAAGAAGCGACCGAGGAACGAATCAGCATTCTGATGGCGGGAGGGACGATCCATGAAGCAGGATAA
- a CDS encoding ABC transporter permease produces the protein MKQDKMMTYLRGLLQPLLAIVLGLIVGAVMIIAVGGSVLETYAEMAKGAFGSSYFTASTLARATPIILVGLGASLAFRAGFFNLGAEGQMILGALSAALAALYVPGPAALKLVCALVAGMLAGGLWSALAGWLDTRFRMNLLITTLLFNYIAALFAGYLVSFPLKDKASTGASQTAMLDKSLWLPKIMSGTTLHIGFLVAVLAAIGMAWYLRYTVKGYEIRMLGSNPLFAGYGGVRRGRVMLLSMLASGALAGLAGTFEVLGTQYRYIDNMLSAPGFAWSGIMATLIAGSNPIGTVFAAILLAALQTGGMGVERNTEVPLEISNIIQAALILFVSARLTFAFISRRKARRGADGNAA, from the coding sequence ATGAAGCAGGATAAGATGATGACTTACCTTCGCGGACTACTCCAACCGCTGTTGGCTATAGTGCTCGGTCTCATCGTCGGGGCCGTGATGATTATAGCCGTCGGCGGCTCGGTCCTCGAGACGTATGCGGAGATGGCGAAGGGGGCCTTCGGAAGCAGTTACTTTACGGCCAGTACGCTGGCCCGGGCGACTCCCATCATTCTGGTCGGTCTCGGAGCCTCGCTCGCGTTCCGGGCCGGATTCTTCAACCTTGGCGCTGAAGGCCAAATGATTCTGGGCGCTCTGTCCGCCGCGCTGGCTGCCCTGTATGTCCCGGGACCCGCGGCCTTGAAGCTGGTTTGCGCGCTTGTTGCCGGGATGCTCGCCGGGGGATTGTGGTCGGCGCTGGCCGGCTGGCTGGACACCCGTTTCCGGATGAATCTCCTCATCACGACCCTCTTGTTCAACTATATCGCGGCTCTGTTCGCCGGCTATCTCGTTTCCTTCCCGTTGAAGGACAAGGCGAGCACCGGAGCTTCCCAGACGGCGATGCTGGACAAAAGCCTATGGCTGCCCAAAATCATGTCCGGCACGACGCTGCATATCGGCTTCCTGGTTGCCGTCTTGGCCGCCATCGGAATGGCTTGGTACTTGCGCTATACGGTAAAAGGCTACGAGATCCGCATGCTGGGCAGCAACCCGCTCTTTGCCGGGTACGGCGGCGTCCGCCGCGGCCGCGTCATGCTGCTGAGCATGCTCGCGAGCGGGGCCCTTGCCGGACTCGCCGGGACATTCGAGGTGCTGGGCACGCAATACCGCTATATCGATAACATGCTGAGCGCTCCCGGCTTTGCCTGGTCGGGCATCATGGCGACGCTGATCGCCGGATCGAATCCGATCGGCACCGTTTTTGCGGCCATTCTGCTTGCAGCTCTCCAGACAGGCGGCATGGGCGTTGAGCGCAATACGGAGGTTCCGCTTGAGATCTCCAACATTATTCAGGCGGCGTTGATCCTGTTTGTATCGGCCAGACTTACGTTTGCCTTCATCAGCCGCAGGAAAGCAAGGAGGGGTGCGGATGGAAACGCTGCTTGA
- a CDS encoding ABC transporter permease — METLLDWSLLNSTIRVVAPLLLAALGGALCARVGLFNVALEGMMLTGAFTAILGNYLFGSVLLAILFACVCVGLVALLFAYLSIQLQANVIIVGVAINFLASGLTAFLLFSVFGVKGQYYDKTMVGLPEWHIPLIKDIPVLGDILSGHSPLVYLAFVLAFVLQFVLFRTVFGFRLMASGQNPQAAQSLGLRVKRYQYAAVLASGVLCALAGAQLSLGQVTLFAENMTSGRGFIALVATMLGQSSPLGVTAASLLFGFMDAVSIRLQGLALPTHFTMMLPYVMTIVVMFVVKDKGYLRQSGRIGGQ, encoded by the coding sequence ATGGAAACGCTGCTTGATTGGTCACTGCTGAATTCGACGATACGCGTCGTAGCCCCATTGCTTCTGGCCGCACTCGGTGGAGCGCTATGCGCCCGCGTCGGTCTGTTCAACGTGGCGCTGGAGGGCATGATGCTCACCGGCGCGTTCACGGCGATTCTCGGCAACTATTTGTTCGGCAGCGTCCTGCTCGCCATTCTGTTCGCCTGCGTCTGCGTAGGGCTCGTCGCGCTCTTGTTCGCCTACTTGAGCATTCAGCTGCAGGCGAATGTGATCATTGTCGGGGTGGCCATCAATTTCTTGGCCAGCGGCCTTACGGCGTTTTTGCTCTTCAGCGTCTTTGGCGTAAAAGGGCAATATTATGATAAAACCATGGTGGGGCTGCCCGAGTGGCACATTCCGCTTATAAAGGATATTCCCGTTCTCGGGGACATCCTATCGGGGCATTCCCCGCTCGTCTACCTCGCGTTCGTACTGGCCTTCGTCCTGCAGTTCGTCTTGTTCCGCACGGTATTCGGGTTCCGTCTGATGGCGTCCGGGCAAAATCCGCAGGCTGCGCAAAGCCTCGGCCTCCGCGTCAAGCGCTACCAGTATGCGGCTGTCCTGGCCAGCGGGGTCCTGTGTGCCCTGGCCGGCGCGCAGCTGTCGCTCGGTCAGGTCACGCTGTTCGCCGAGAACATGACGTCCGGCCGCGGCTTTATTGCCCTCGTCGCCACGATGCTCGGCCAGAGCAGCCCGCTCGGCGTCACGGCCGCCAGCCTCCTGTTCGGCTTTATGGATGCGGTCAGCATCCGGCTGCAGGGGCTCGCGCTGCCGACGCATTTTACGATGATGCTTCCTTATGTTATGACCATTGTCGTCATGTTTGTGGTGAAGGATAAAGGCTACCTGCGGCAATCCGGCCGCATCGGCGGTCAATAA